The following proteins are co-located in the Pedobacter sp. FW305-3-2-15-E-R2A2 genome:
- the ytxJ gene encoding bacillithiol system redox-active protein YtxJ: MQWKFITDLAQISDIQKETGYSLIFKHSTRCSVSMMAKRRFEMDWEAIPTDTSLYFLDLISYRAISAQIAETFQVHHESPQILLIKDGECILDASHSDISAEEVAEVINN, from the coding sequence ATGCAGTGGAAATTTATAACTGATTTGGCACAAATCAGTGACATACAAAAAGAAACCGGGTACAGCTTAATTTTTAAACATAGCACCCGTTGTTCGGTGAGCATGATGGCAAAAAGACGCTTTGAAATGGACTGGGAAGCCATCCCTACAGATACTTCCTTATACTTTTTAGATTTAATCAGCTATCGTGCGATTTCCGCACAAATAGCTGAGACTTTTCAGGTTCACCATGAATCCCCGCAAATCTTATTGATTAAAGATGGGGAATGCATTCTTGATGCTTCACATAGTGACATTTCTGCAGAGGAAGTTGCCGAAGTAATTAATAATTAA
- a CDS encoding OsmC family protein, giving the protein MATSKITYNGGLRTTSVHERSGNEIITDAPIDNKGQGAAFSPTDLLATSLGNCMLTIVGIAANEHGFNIDGATCEITKIMAENPRRVSEIVVNFQFPANNYSDKDKKIIERSANTCPVAFSLHPDLKKTVSFNY; this is encoded by the coding sequence ATGGCAACTTCAAAAATAACCTATAATGGTGGTTTAAGAACCACATCCGTTCATGAACGTTCCGGAAATGAAATCATTACTGATGCACCGATAGATAATAAAGGACAGGGAGCTGCTTTTTCACCAACAGATTTGCTGGCGACTTCACTGGGAAATTGTATGTTGACTATTGTTGGGATTGCAGCGAATGAACATGGATTTAACATCGATGGTGCGACCTGCGAGATTACGAAGATCATGGCTGAAAATCCAAGAAGGGTTTCGGAAATTGTGGTCAACTTCCAATTCCCTGCAAATAACTATTCTGATAAGGATAAAAAAATCATTGAAAGATCGGCCAATACTTGTCCGGTGGCCTTCAGCTTACATCCGGATCTTAAGAAAACAGTTTCTTTTAATTATTAA
- the lipA gene encoding lipoyl synthase, translating into MIALPVVSANPVQRKPDWLRVKLPVGKEYAQVRSLVDTHKLHTICESGNCPNMGECWGAGTATFMILGNICTRSCSFCAVATGRPLAVDTDEPNRVANSVKLMQVKHCVITSVDRDDLKDGGSIIWAETLQAIRRESPETTLETLIPDFRGIWDNLYRVLEERPEVMSHNIETVRRLTKQVRIQAKYDRSLECLKRISDFGLRTKTGIMLGLGETEEDVYEAMDDLVANGVHILTLGQYLQPTRNHHPVLDWIHPDQFAKYKEVGMAKGFKYVESGPLVRSSYHAEKHLFDL; encoded by the coding sequence ATGATCGCACTTCCGGTTGTTTCCGCAAACCCAGTACAACGTAAACCAGATTGGCTTAGAGTTAAGCTTCCTGTAGGTAAAGAATATGCACAAGTACGTAGTCTTGTAGACACACATAAGCTGCACACCATCTGCGAAAGCGGCAATTGCCCGAATATGGGTGAATGCTGGGGAGCAGGTACCGCTACCTTTATGATTCTTGGAAATATCTGTACCCGCTCCTGCTCTTTCTGCGCAGTAGCAACGGGCAGACCATTGGCTGTAGATACTGATGAGCCAAACAGGGTAGCCAACTCTGTAAAGTTAATGCAGGTAAAACATTGCGTGATCACTTCTGTGGATAGAGACGACCTGAAAGATGGTGGTTCAATTATCTGGGCAGAAACATTACAGGCGATCAGAAGAGAAAGTCCGGAAACAACACTGGAAACACTAATCCCTGACTTCAGAGGGATCTGGGATAACCTATACCGTGTATTGGAAGAAAGACCAGAGGTGATGTCGCACAACATTGAAACAGTAAGACGTTTAACCAAACAGGTCCGCATTCAGGCAAAATACGACAGAAGTTTAGAATGTCTTAAACGCATTTCTGACTTTGGCTTAAGAACAAAAACAGGCATTATGCTTGGATTAGGAGAAACCGAAGAAGATGTATACGAAGCCATGGACGATCTTGTTGCCAATGGCGTACACATCCTTACTTTAGGTCAGTATTTACAACCTACCCGTAATCACCACCCGGTATTGGATTGGATTCATCCTGATCAATTTGCAAAATACAAAGAAGTAGGAATGGCAAAAGGATTTAAATATGTAGAGAGTGGTCCATTGGTACGTTCTTCTTACCATGCCGAAAAGCACTTATTCGATTTGTAA
- a CDS encoding sigma-70 family RNA polymerase sigma factor: protein MTTTKKISLSEEELVRALKSQETIAIKALYDMYSGALFGVISRIILQPEVAEDVLQETFIKIWKSADNYDPGKGRLFTWMMNIARNLAIDKLRSKDFKNANKNQDIENNVDFIDAQKEVTFNADAIGLKDMVTSLKPEFNLVLDMVYFKGYTHVEAAEELDLPLGTVKTRIRMAIMELRKNFN, encoded by the coding sequence TTGACCACAACAAAGAAAATATCCCTCTCCGAAGAAGAACTTGTCCGGGCCCTAAAAAGCCAGGAAACAATTGCTATTAAAGCATTGTACGATATGTATTCGGGAGCATTATTCGGTGTCATATCAAGAATCATCCTTCAACCTGAGGTTGCCGAGGATGTATTACAGGAAACTTTCATAAAAATCTGGAAATCTGCAGACAATTACGATCCGGGTAAAGGCCGTCTATTTACCTGGATGATGAATATTGCCAGGAATTTAGCCATTGACAAACTCCGTTCAAAGGACTTTAAAAACGCCAATAAAAACCAGGACATAGAAAATAACGTAGATTTCATTGACGCTCAAAAAGAGGTTACTTTCAATGCAGATGCAATTGGTTTAAAAGACATGGTTACGTCACTTAAACCAGAGTTTAATCTGGTATTAGATATGGTGTATTTTAAGGGATATACCCATGTGGAAGCAGCAGAAGAATTGGATTTACCTTTGGGTACGGTGAAAACCCGGATTCGAATGGCAATTATGGAACTAAGAAAGAATTTTAATTAA
- a CDS encoding anti-sigma factor — protein MEEGKAYIESGILELYVLGELNEQEQYEVEAMAAQYPEVKQEISAIELAMEEYAIQHSVQPSIGLENKILERIEAATVATPKVSENLTPATPQEAKVLPLYPEGYESKLKTLRIALIACAVLLIVAGIALYSAHTELDIAKDQIIALNQDKQKFANTVNYMKETNQELQTIADMPNDPDWKIVKLAGTKMAPQAKMMVYWHTSGRHVMVDNSKMGLPKNDQAHQYQLWALVNGKPVDLGVFDVKADTTHILLKMKEIGSAQAFAVTLEKRGGVASPTMDQMIVMGGVSI, from the coding sequence GTGGAAGAGGGAAAAGCATATATAGAATCAGGCATACTTGAGCTTTATGTTCTCGGCGAGTTAAACGAGCAGGAGCAATATGAAGTGGAAGCGATGGCAGCACAATATCCTGAAGTAAAACAGGAGATTTCTGCGATTGAGCTTGCTATGGAAGAATATGCGATTCAACATTCCGTTCAGCCTTCTATAGGGTTAGAAAATAAAATATTAGAAAGAATAGAAGCGGCAACAGTCGCCACACCTAAAGTTTCTGAAAACTTAACTCCTGCAACTCCACAGGAAGCTAAAGTCCTGCCTTTATATCCTGAAGGTTATGAATCAAAACTAAAAACACTTCGGATTGCCTTGATCGCTTGCGCCGTCCTCCTTATCGTAGCTGGAATTGCGCTTTACTCAGCACATACAGAACTGGATATTGCCAAAGATCAAATCATTGCCCTTAACCAGGATAAACAGAAGTTCGCCAATACAGTGAACTACATGAAAGAAACCAATCAGGAACTACAGACCATTGCCGATATGCCGAATGATCCCGATTGGAAGATTGTTAAACTTGCCGGCACGAAAATGGCCCCTCAGGCTAAAATGATGGTTTACTGGCATACTTCAGGACGCCATGTTATGGTAGACAATTCCAAAATGGGACTTCCTAAAAACGATCAGGCACATCAGTACCAGCTTTGGGCTTTGGTAAACGGAAAACCGGTAGATCTTGGTGTATTTGATGTTAAAGCAGATACCACACACATTCTGCTTAAAATGAAAGAAATCGGATCCGCGCAGGCTTTCGCCGTAACTTTGGAAAAACGTGGCGGCGTAGCTAGCCCAACTATGGATCAGATGATCGTTATGGGTGGCGTATCTATCTAA
- a CDS encoding NAD(P)H-hydrate dehydratase: MSVFLNTFLPDTDPSSKLQVVDRGLNKQSAEASASPYKLIEEEDIRALLKPRMPFSHKGTYGHALIIAGEIRTMGAAMLSAKGCLYGGAGLTTLSIPESGLTALNSTLPEVMFLERKQLIKMKSLKKYNAVAIGPGIGKLLDGMAVLEGLFTLKRPIIADADALGLLAEHQDLLYHLPKDSILTPHLKEFDGLFGKHKNWWERLQTARMEAKKLGAVIVLKNQFTFIIDQQGDVMINQTGNPAMAQGGMGDVLTGLTAAYVAQGYSAKAAAILACFFHGKAGDELATHSINVTASQVAQEIPKTVKRFLDFKSED; the protein is encoded by the coding sequence ATGTCAGTCTTCCTGAATACTTTTCTGCCCGATACAGATCCATCGAGTAAATTACAGGTGGTAGATCGGGGATTAAATAAACAAAGTGCAGAAGCATCCGCTTCTCCTTATAAATTAATAGAAGAAGAAGATATCAGGGCACTGCTGAAGCCTAGAATGCCATTTTCACATAAAGGAACATATGGCCATGCGCTAATCATTGCCGGGGAAATCCGGACAATGGGTGCGGCCATGTTGTCTGCAAAAGGCTGCCTCTATGGCGGTGCAGGCTTAACAACACTTTCCATTCCGGAAAGTGGGTTAACCGCATTAAATTCTACCTTGCCAGAGGTGATGTTTCTGGAAAGAAAACAGCTCATTAAGATGAAATCTTTAAAGAAGTATAATGCGGTTGCCATAGGTCCCGGAATTGGAAAATTATTGGATGGTATGGCGGTGCTGGAGGGTTTGTTTACTTTAAAGCGGCCAATCATTGCCGATGCCGATGCGTTAGGTCTTCTGGCTGAACATCAGGACCTGTTGTATCATTTACCGAAGGATTCGATTCTTACTCCTCATTTAAAAGAGTTTGACGGCCTGTTTGGGAAGCATAAAAACTGGTGGGAACGGTTACAGACAGCCCGCATGGAAGCTAAGAAATTAGGCGCAGTGATTGTCTTGAAAAATCAATTTACTTTTATTATTGATCAGCAGGGAGATGTGATGATCAATCAGACCGGCAATCCTGCTATGGCACAGGGTGGGATGGGGGATGTCCTTACAGGCTTAACTGCTGCTTATGTGGCACAGGGGTATAGTGCTAAAGCTGCTGCAATTCTGGCTTGTTTCTTCCATGGAAAAGCAGGAGATGAGTTGGCCACACATAGCATTAACGTTACGGCATCACAGGTGGCCCAGGAGATTCCAAAAACAGTAAAAAGGTTTTTAGATTTTAAATCGGAAGATTAG
- the uvrA gene encoding excinuclease ABC subunit UvrA, whose protein sequence is MSKNTVDLGEQKDVEVYGARVHNLKNIDISFPRNKLVVITGLSGSGKSSLAFDTIYAEGQRRYMETFSAYSRQFMGGMERPDVDKVSGLSPVIAIEQKTTSKNPRSTVGTITEIYDFMRLLYARAADAFSYNTGEKMERMSEDQILGNIYNKFEDMPVNILAPVVKGRKGHYRELFEQIRKQGYVKVRVDGDIQDISPKMQVDRYKIHDIEIVVDRLIIDRKDQKRLQDSLQTAMRLGKGIIKISDKDNNVSHFSRFLMCPTTGISYDEPQPNSFSFNSPYGACENCDGLGYIFVIDKESVMPNPKLSIMNGGLAPLGEYRDIWVFQVLKALAKKYNFSLSTPLEKLSEEHISIILNGSHELLSVAVEYNKWNVQNYQITFDGIIKLLEEQQEKKGEGAVDDMETFRKLKTCPVCNGARLKKESLHFKIDGKNIFELAEMDINSLKNWYFDVESRLNERQNTIAKEILKEIRARLGFLTDVGLNYLSLDRTARTLSGGEAQRIRLATQIGSQLMNVMYILDEPSIGLHQRDNERLIGALKNLRDLGNTVLVVEHDKDMILEADHVIDVGPAAGVRGGQIVAQGTPAEILKSDTLTAAYLNGKKGIEVPKKRRKGTGHKLSIIKASGHNLKDVSVDFPLGKFIAVTGVSGSGKSSLITETLYPILNHHFFRAKKHPLPYEKINGIKEIDKVIEIDQAPIGRTPRSNPSTYTGVFSDIRNLFVQLPEAKIRGYKPGRFSFNVKGGRCETCQGGGMKVIEMNFLPDVQVPCEECGGKRYNRETLEVRYRSKSISDVLDMSIEDACDFFENMPVIYRKIKTLKDVGLGYITLGQSSTTLSGGEAQRVKLATELSKKDTGRTFYILDEPTTGLHFEDINVLLGVLNELVEKGNTVLVIEHNLDVVKVADWVIDLGEEGGAGGGRIIFEGTPEGLVQNPISLTGKFLKKEMGL, encoded by the coding sequence ATGAGCAAAAATACCGTTGACCTGGGCGAGCAAAAGGATGTAGAAGTATATGGAGCCAGGGTACATAACCTTAAAAATATAGACATTTCCTTTCCACGGAATAAACTGGTAGTCATTACCGGTCTCAGTGGCAGTGGAAAGTCCTCACTGGCTTTTGATACCATTTATGCAGAAGGGCAACGGAGGTATATGGAAACCTTTAGTGCGTATTCCCGTCAGTTTATGGGAGGAATGGAGCGCCCGGATGTGGATAAAGTATCCGGTTTAAGCCCGGTGATTGCCATTGAGCAAAAAACCACCAGTAAAAACCCAAGGTCTACTGTGGGAACAATCACAGAAATCTACGATTTCATGCGTTTGCTATATGCCCGTGCAGCAGATGCTTTCTCCTACAATACAGGGGAGAAGATGGAGCGTATGAGCGAAGATCAGATCCTCGGTAATATCTACAATAAGTTCGAAGATATGCCGGTTAATATCCTTGCACCAGTAGTAAAAGGGCGTAAAGGACATTACAGGGAACTGTTCGAACAAATCCGGAAACAAGGCTATGTAAAAGTCCGCGTGGATGGGGATATTCAGGATATTAGTCCAAAGATGCAGGTAGACCGTTACAAGATCCATGACATCGAGATTGTGGTAGACCGGCTTATAATCGATAGAAAAGACCAGAAACGATTACAAGACTCCCTTCAAACGGCGATGCGCCTGGGGAAAGGAATCATTAAAATCAGTGATAAGGACAATAATGTTTCCCATTTCAGTCGTTTTCTAATGTGCCCGACAACGGGAATCTCTTATGATGAACCACAGCCAAATAGTTTCTCTTTTAATTCTCCTTACGGAGCATGTGAGAACTGCGATGGACTGGGATATATCTTCGTTATTGATAAAGAATCGGTAATGCCGAATCCGAAGTTGAGCATTATGAACGGCGGATTGGCTCCGCTGGGAGAATACCGCGACATCTGGGTGTTCCAGGTGCTGAAAGCATTGGCTAAAAAATATAATTTTTCTTTGTCTACTCCATTGGAGAAACTAAGTGAAGAACATATCAGTATCATTTTAAACGGTTCGCATGAATTGTTGAGTGTGGCGGTGGAATACAACAAATGGAATGTTCAGAACTATCAGATTACCTTTGATGGTATCATCAAATTACTGGAAGAACAACAGGAGAAAAAAGGAGAGGGGGCAGTCGATGATATGGAGACTTTCCGTAAGCTGAAAACTTGTCCGGTATGTAATGGCGCAAGGTTAAAGAAAGAAAGCCTGCATTTTAAAATTGACGGAAAAAATATCTTTGAACTGGCAGAAATGGACATCAACAGCCTGAAAAACTGGTATTTTGATGTGGAAAGCCGTTTAAATGAAAGACAAAATACGATTGCTAAAGAGATTCTTAAAGAGATCAGGGCGAGATTAGGCTTCCTGACCGATGTAGGATTGAATTACCTGTCTCTGGATCGTACTGCGCGGACGTTATCTGGAGGGGAGGCACAGCGGATTCGTCTGGCTACACAAATCGGATCACAACTGATGAATGTCATGTACATTCTGGATGAGCCAAGTATTGGTCTTCATCAGCGTGACAATGAGCGCCTGATTGGTGCGCTTAAAAACCTGCGTGACCTTGGTAACACGGTATTGGTGGTAGAACATGATAAAGACATGATTCTGGAGGCAGATCACGTAATCGATGTGGGGCCGGCAGCAGGAGTCCGCGGTGGTCAGATTGTTGCCCAGGGAACGCCGGCAGAGATTTTAAAATCGGATACACTGACTGCGGCTTATCTGAATGGTAAAAAGGGAATTGAAGTACCTAAAAAGCGTAGAAAAGGAACCGGGCACAAGTTGTCCATTATTAAAGCGAGTGGACATAACCTGAAAGACGTGTCTGTGGATTTCCCTCTTGGAAAGTTCATCGCGGTAACCGGTGTTTCCGGAAGTGGAAAATCAAGCCTGATTACGGAAACTTTATATCCGATATTAAACCATCATTTTTTTAGGGCGAAGAAACATCCTTTACCGTATGAGAAGATCAATGGGATTAAAGAAATAGATAAAGTAATTGAGATCGATCAGGCACCTATCGGACGTACGCCAAGATCGAATCCTTCTACTTATACCGGAGTATTTTCTGACATCAGAAACTTATTTGTGCAATTGCCGGAAGCAAAGATCAGGGGTTATAAGCCTGGTCGTTTTTCCTTCAATGTAAAAGGCGGAAGGTGTGAAACTTGTCAGGGGGGCGGAATGAAAGTGATAGAAATGAACTTCCTTCCCGATGTTCAGGTACCATGTGAAGAGTGTGGTGGAAAGAGATACAACAGGGAAACCCTGGAGGTTCGTTACCGGAGTAAATCCATTAGTGATGTACTCGATATGAGTATTGAAGATGCCTGTGATTTCTTTGAGAACATGCCGGTAATTTACCGGAAGATCAAAACACTAAAGGATGTGGGCTTAGGTTATATTACTCTAGGACAATCGTCTACAACGCTTTCGGGTGGTGAGGCTCAACGGGTTAAACTGGCTACTGAATTGTCTAAAAAAGATACGGGCAGAACATTTTATATTTTGGATGAACCCACAACTGGCCTGCATTTTGAGGATATAAATGTTCTATTAGGTGTGCTGAACGAGTTGGTAGAGAAAGGGAACACCGTATTGGTGATTGAGCACAACCTTGATGTCGTAAAAGTAGCAGATTGGGTAATCGATTTAGGTGAAGAAGGTGGCGCAGGTGGCGGTAGAATCATATTTGAAGGAACTCCAGAAGGATTGGTACAAAACCCAATAAGTTTAACCGGTAAATTTTTGAAGAAAGAAATGGGCTTATAA
- a CDS encoding 2Fe-2S iron-sulfur cluster-binding protein, producing MGLLKLRITTMTYCPGETLIISFEPLEGSKPDYLAGQFLTLVFEEKGKELRRSYSLCSSPDVDEPLSIAIKRVENGAISRLLHHKTAVGDVLTALDPNGKFSYVPEQEIRRTVFLFAAGVGITPLFSILKTALLREKHSKVILIYSNRSAEGTLFYAELNALQAQYPDRFKLIYLFSQSKNLLMARLNGQLIERIVAEQLEFEKQDVLLYTCGPVDYMDVCRITLLNLGFDRTQIKRETFVLPEDEADEDDMTEKKARDTNTYSVILNYRGKVHEIEVPYYQSILDAALEQKIDLPYSCHAGICSTCTANCIKGHVEMDYNEVLMDDEIASGRVLVCTGHPTENGTTLVW from the coding sequence ATGGGATTGTTAAAACTGCGCATTACCACGATGACTTATTGTCCGGGGGAGACATTAATCATCAGCTTTGAACCCCTGGAAGGATCGAAACCTGACTATCTTGCCGGTCAGTTCCTGACCCTGGTTTTTGAGGAAAAAGGGAAAGAACTGAGGCGTTCTTATTCTTTATGCAGTTCTCCGGATGTGGACGAACCTTTATCTATCGCCATTAAAAGGGTAGAAAATGGAGCAATTTCGAGACTATTACATCATAAAACTGCTGTAGGAGATGTTTTGACCGCATTGGATCCCAATGGGAAATTCAGCTATGTTCCTGAACAGGAAATCAGAAGGACCGTTTTCCTTTTTGCGGCAGGTGTGGGAATCACCCCTTTATTCTCGATTTTAAAGACAGCACTCCTTAGAGAAAAACACAGCAAAGTCATATTAATCTATAGCAACAGATCTGCTGAAGGGACATTGTTTTACGCGGAACTCAATGCTTTACAAGCGCAGTATCCGGATCGTTTTAAACTGATTTATCTGTTCAGTCAGTCGAAGAATTTATTGATGGCTCGCTTAAACGGACAGTTGATTGAACGGATTGTGGCGGAGCAGCTGGAATTTGAAAAACAAGATGTCTTGCTTTACACCTGCGGACCAGTAGATTACATGGACGTATGCAGGATCACTCTGCTGAATCTTGGTTTCGACAGAACACAGATAAAAAGAGAGACTTTTGTGCTTCCGGAAGATGAGGCGGATGAAGACGACATGACGGAAAAGAAAGCCAGGGATACGAATACTTATTCCGTGATTCTGAACTACCGTGGGAAAGTACATGAAATTGAGGTGCCTTACTACCAGAGTATTCTTGACGCAGCACTGGAGCAGAAAATTGACCTGCCATATAGCTGTCATGCTGGCATCTGCAGCACCTGCACTGCCAATTGTATCAAGGGACATGTGGAAATGGATTATAATGAAGTTTTAATGGATGACGAAATTGCATCAGGTAGAGTGCTGGTTTGCACTGGTCACCCTACTGAAAATGGCACCACACTGGTTTGGTAA
- a CDS encoding lytic transglycosylase domain-containing protein, whose amino-acid sequence MFANVLKLLTKKRRKMIKKHIITCTVIIALLVMAKVFAYNMPQAAKSLLKEEKTTKNTDTLTPKIEEPVAVIARLNFAAETLPLGDARVERKMKKVLAAFSHSKLQTNRLHNKAAEWFPVIEPILAAYGIPEDFKYIPLVESGLKAGVSPKGAAGFWQFMPGTARSFGLKVNSNVDERNNLRKSTIAAAKYIKELYGIFDSWTLVAAAYNVGDGHMQRQINRQKQDNYFKMKLNRETAGYVYKLISMKQILEFPGRYGYKAPRALLAYNAEKAANNTEKTANAE is encoded by the coding sequence ATGTTTGCAAACGTTTTAAAATTATTAACCAAAAAAAGGAGGAAAATGATAAAGAAACACATAATAACATGTACGGTAATAATTGCATTACTGGTTATGGCAAAAGTGTTTGCTTACAACATGCCCCAAGCAGCAAAAAGTCTTTTAAAAGAAGAAAAAACAACAAAGAATACAGATACATTAACACCAAAAATCGAAGAACCGGTAGCAGTAATTGCCCGGTTAAATTTTGCAGCAGAAACACTTCCACTGGGCGATGCCAGGGTGGAACGTAAAATGAAAAAAGTTCTTGCTGCATTCAGTCACAGTAAATTACAGACCAATCGTTTGCACAATAAAGCAGCAGAATGGTTTCCTGTAATAGAACCAATCCTCGCCGCTTATGGCATTCCAGAGGATTTTAAATACATCCCTTTAGTTGAATCAGGATTAAAGGCAGGCGTATCACCTAAAGGTGCTGCAGGCTTTTGGCAATTTATGCCAGGTACAGCCCGTAGTTTTGGTTTGAAAGTCAACTCAAATGTAGACGAGCGTAACAACTTACGTAAGTCAACAATTGCAGCGGCAAAGTATATCAAAGAGCTTTACGGCATTTTTGATAGCTGGACATTGGTTGCAGCAGCCTATAATGTAGGTGATGGCCACATGCAAAGGCAGATCAACAGGCAAAAACAGGACAATTATTTCAAGATGAAGCTAAACCGTGAAACAGCGGGTTATGTGTACAAATTGATTTCCATGAAGCAGATTCTGGAATTTCCTGGTAGATATGGCTATAAAGCGCCAAGAGCCTTGTTGGCATACAATGCTGAAAAAGCTGCAAATAATACAGAAAAGACCGCAAACGCGGAATAA
- a CDS encoding pseudouridine synthase, whose amino-acid sequence MIKDNNRNSRDDKSKPGNRSTTGKSRSGTDSSYKGKGKFDDKEGKDSKFGGPRDFKPREGDRKDFKPREGDRKDFKPREGGSRDYKPREGGSRDFKPREGGSRDYKPREGGSRDFKPREGGSRDYKPREGDSRSFKPRGDNESRDFKPREGGSRDYKPREGGSRDFKPREGGSRDYKPREGGSRDFKPRGDNESRDYKPRPHSAGSSRDVPPTDKTRSYIKKDNFGSGDQPFRKFDDKKGSASRSTDSRPFRKREDDNTRPGFKARGERTERDDSNTVMRGRKAPIPKDDGLIRLNRYIANSGICSRRKADELIAAGVVSVNGEAVSELGHKIDPAKDEIRYNGELLKREKKVYVLLNKPKDYITTTDDPQERRTVMQLVDKASRERIYPVGRLDRNTTGLLLMTNDGDLADKLSHPKNGITKIYHVELSRSLSQGDLNKIQFGLELEDGIIKPDNVSYVTGGSKREVGIQIHSGKNRIVRRIFEHLGYDVVKLDRVVYGNLTKKDLPRGRWRYLEEHELIQIKHLIK is encoded by the coding sequence ATGATCAAAGACAACAACAGGAACAGTCGGGATGACAAGTCCAAACCGGGAAACAGAAGTACAACAGGCAAAAGTCGTAGTGGAACAGACAGTTCTTACAAAGGCAAAGGCAAGTTTGACGACAAAGAGGGGAAGGATAGTAAGTTTGGTGGCCCGAGAGATTTTAAACCAAGAGAAGGCGATAGAAAAGACTTCAAACCAAGAGAGGGAGACAGGAAAGACTTTAAGCCAAGAGAAGGCGGTTCAAGAGATTATAAACCGAGAGAAGGTGGCTCGAGAGATTTCAAACCAAGAGAAGGTGGTTCAAGGGATTACAAACCGAGAGAAGGTGGCTCGAGAGATTTCAAACCAAGAGAAGGTGGTTCAAGGGATTACAAACCGAGAGAGGGAGATTCAAGAAGCTTCAAACCACGGGGAGATAATGAGTCGAGAGACTTCAAGCCAAGAGAAGGTGGCTCAAGAGATTATAAGCCGAGAGAAGGTGGATCGAGAGATTTCAAACCAAGAGAAGGCGGTTCAAGAGATTACAAGCCTAGAGAGGGTGGATCGAGAGATTTCAAACCAAGAGGTGATAATGAGTCAAGGGATTACAAACCAAGACCACATAGTGCAGGAAGCTCAAGAGATGTTCCTCCTACAGACAAAACCCGTAGTTATATAAAGAAAGACAATTTCGGAAGTGGTGATCAACCTTTCAGAAAATTCGATGATAAAAAAGGATCAGCTTCCAGAAGTACGGACAGCAGACCATTCAGAAAAAGAGAAGACGATAATACAAGACCTGGATTTAAGGCACGTGGAGAACGCACTGAACGCGACGATAGCAATACCGTTATGCGTGGCAGAAAAGCGCCAATCCCTAAAGATGACGGACTGATCCGTTTGAACCGTTACATTGCCAATTCAGGCATTTGCTCACGCCGTAAAGCGGATGAGCTGATTGCAGCAGGTGTCGTATCTGTAAATGGAGAAGCAGTTTCGGAACTGGGACATAAAATTGACCCCGCGAAAGATGAAATCCGTTACAACGGAGAATTGTTGAAACGCGAAAAGAAAGTTTACGTTTTATTGAACAAACCAAAAGATTACATCACCACAACTGACGATCCTCAGGAACGTCGTACTGTGATGCAACTGGTAGATAAAGCAAGCAGAGAACGCATTTATCCGGTAGGAAGATTAGACCGCAATACAACAGGTCTATTATTGATGACCAATGATGGAGACCTTGCAGATAAACTATCACACCCTAAAAACGGCATCACTAAGATCTATCATGTGGAATTGAGCAGAAGCTTAAGCCAGGGAGATCTGAACAAAATTCAGTTCGGCCTTGAACTGGAAGATGGAATCATCAAACCAGATAATGTATCTTATGTAACCGGAGGCAGTAAACGTGAGGTTGGTATCCAGATTCACAGTGGTAAAAATAGAATCGTAAGAAGAATATTCGAACACCTGGGTTATGATGTGGTAAAACTAGACCGCGTTGTTTATGGTAACCTGACTAAAAAAGACCTTCCACGTGGAAGATGGCGCTATTTAGAAGAACATGAGTTGATCCAGATTAAACACCTGATCAAATAA